Part of the Flavobacterium sp. KS-LB2 genome is shown below.
TTTTTGGATGTCCGGGATGGATTGAAGGTGTAATGCAAGCAAATGCTTTCATAAAATCTGGCATGGCAAAACGTTGTTTGGTAATTGGCGCAGAAACACTTTCCAGAGTTGTCGATGCACATGATAGGGATTCCATGATTTATTCGGATGGAGCAGGTGCTTCTATCATTGAAGCTTCTGATGATGAAACAGGAATGCTAGCTTATGAAAGCGCCACTTACGCAAATGATGAAGCTAATTACTTGTTCTTTGGAAAATCATACAACCCCGATTTAGATCCAGACATTCGTTACATAAAAATGTACGGACGTAAAATCTACGAATTTGCATTAAGCCAAGTTCCTGCAGCCATGAAAAGTTGTTTGGACAAAAGCGGATTAGGCATTGATGATGTAAAAAAGATACTTATTCATCAGGCCAATGAAAAAATGGACGAGGCCATAATTCAGCGCTTTTACAAATTATACGACAGACCCGTTCCAAAAGATATCATGCCCATGAGCATTCATGAACTTGGAAATAGCAGTGTCGCCACCGTTCCTACTCTTTTCGACTTGTTAATTCGCGGAGAAATAGAAAACCAATCCATACAAAAAGGCGATGTTCTAATCTTTGCATCCGTAGGAGCTGGAATGAACATTAACGCATTTGTTTACAGATATTAAAATTTTGAGGAACACAACAATCAGAAGCTAATCCGGCTGTACACTACAATTCCTCACTACAAAACTTGTTTTTCTAAGGTGCAAGAAAGCTTCTTTCAGTCGCTTTTTGCACCTTGAAAAACTACATTTTGAAGCTCCGGGATTTTCATTCCCATCCGGGCTAAAAAACAATGCCCAAAAACACATTTATTACTATATTTGTGCCTTCGTGCCCTAGCGGCAAAATCAAAAAAACATGTACGAAAAAACGTTTCCCAATAAAAGATTCAAACATACTTTAGAATTTCTAAAAAAACACGTCTCAACTTCAGAAACCATATTAGATTTAGGCGTAGAAAATCCTTTTTCTAAAATCATGAAATCCGAAGGATTTGCAGTTACAAATACAACAGGAGAAGACTTAGACAAAGACCAATCCGTATTTTCAACAGAAAAAAAAGATGTGGTAACCGCTTTCGAAATCTTTGAACATTTATTGAATCCTTACACGATTTTAAGCGAAATAAAATCAGATAAACTTTTTATATCTATCCCAATGCGCTTGTGGTTTTCACCAGCTTATCGAAGCAAAACCGATATGTGGGACAGACATTACCATGAATTTGAAGATTGGCAATTGGACTGGCTTTTGGAAAAAACAGGTTGGAAAATAGTCGACCGTGAAAAATGGACAAATCCCGTAAAGAAATTTGGTCTTCGTCCCTTATTGAGAAAATTTACCAACAGATATTATATTGTTTACGCTGAAAGAGCTAAGATTTAAGATTGTTGATTAACGAATGTCGATTTATGATTGTGATAAAGGATGTAAAAATCTGAAATCAAGAATCGTTAATCTCCATTCAAAAATATTTTAAATGAATTATTATATTGTTATTCCGGCTCATAACGAAGAAGCTTTCATCGCTTTAACTTTAGATTCTTTGATTTCTCAAACTGTTTTACCCAAAAAAGTAGTGATTGTCAATGACAATTCTACTGATAAAACAGCTGAAATAGTAACCGCTTACGCCAAAGAAAATCCGTTTATCTCTTTAGTAAATAAAACTTCCAGCGCAATACATTTACCGGGAAGTAAAGTTATTCAGGCTTTTCATAAAGGATTCGAAACATTGGACGAAGAGTATGATGTCATCGTAAAACTGGATGCCGACTTAATTCTGCCCAACAATTATTTCGAGACTATTTTAAATATTTTCGAAAAAGATGCAACAATAGGAATGGCTGGCGGATTTGCATACATTGAAAAAAATGGCGAATGGATTCTGGAAAATCTAACCGATAAAGATCATATTCGTGGCGCATTCAAAGCCTACAGAAAAGCATGCTTCCAACAAATAGGGAATTTAAAACCGGCTATGGGTTGGGATACTGTTGATGAATTATTGTCAAAATTTTACGGCTGGAAAGTCGTTACCGATGCTTCCTTAATCGTGAAACATTTAAAACCAACTGGAGCAAATTACAACAAAACAGCCCGTTATAAACAAGGAGAAGCGTTTTACACTTTAGGATATGGTTTTTTAATCACTTCCATCGCTTCGGCAAAATTGGCAATGATGAAAAAAAGACCAGTACTCTTTTTAGATTATATAAAAGGATTTTGGAAAGCAAAAGCGGCAAAAACTCCATTATTGGTGACCGCAGAACAAGCTAAATTCATTCGTAAGTATCGTTTAAAGAAAATGAAAGAGAAAATTTTCTAACGAAAACTAATAACGCAAAAGGTATAACTCATAACTATTTTTGTAATTTAGCCTATAATCACATAACTATGATGCTCATTCGATATATAACGCAGATAGGAAGATACTTCTTGATGCTAAAAGAAATTTTCAATAAACAGACAAAATGGTCTGTCATGAGAAATCTAATTTTCAAAGAAATAGATGATTTAATTATTGGTTCTCTTGGTATTGTAGCGTTCATTTCTTTCTTTGTTGGCGGTGTTGTTGCCATACAAACTGCATTGAACTTGACCAATCCTTTAATTCCAAAATATCTGATTGGTTTTGCTACGCGGCAATCGGTAATTTTAGAATTTGCGCCTACGTTTATCTCAGTTATTATGGCTGGAAAAATGGGCTCCTTTATCACATCAAGTATTGGAACCATGAGAGTTACTGAACAAATCGACGCCCTTGAAGTGATGGGAGTTAATTCGCTAAACTACTTGGTTTTCCCAAAAATAATTGCATTACTCCTTTATCCTTTTGTTATTGGAATCAGTATGTTCTTGGGAGTTTTAGGTGGCTGGATGGCCGGAGTTTATGGCGGATTTACATCAAGTGCCGAATTTATAAATGGCGCACAATTGGATTTTATACCATTCCATATCGTTTATGCTTTCCTTAAAACATTGATTTTTGCTATGTTATTAGCAACTATACCTTCTTTTCACGGATATTACATGAAAGGTGGTGCACTCGAAGTAGGACGC
Proteins encoded:
- a CDS encoding 3-oxoacyl-ACP synthase III family protein — protein: MKIKIAGIGSYIPEKKVSNTDFSEHVFLNEDGTAFGYPNEVVINKFKGITGIEYRRYAEDQYTSSDLAFFASQKAIENAGINPETIDYIIFAHNFGDVKTGTNQSDMLPSLATRVKNKLQIKNPKCVAYDILFGCPGWIEGVMQANAFIKSGMAKRCLVIGAETLSRVVDAHDRDSMIYSDGAGASIIEASDDETGMLAYESATYANDEANYLFFGKSYNPDLDPDIRYIKMYGRKIYEFALSQVPAAMKSCLDKSGLGIDDVKKILIHQANEKMDEAIIQRFYKLYDRPVPKDIMPMSIHELGNSSVATVPTLFDLLIRGEIENQSIQKGDVLIFASVGAGMNINAFVYRY
- a CDS encoding methyltransferase → MYEKTFPNKRFKHTLEFLKKHVSTSETILDLGVENPFSKIMKSEGFAVTNTTGEDLDKDQSVFSTEKKDVVTAFEIFEHLLNPYTILSEIKSDKLFISIPMRLWFSPAYRSKTDMWDRHYHEFEDWQLDWLLEKTGWKIVDREKWTNPVKKFGLRPLLRKFTNRYYIVYAERAKI
- a CDS encoding glycosyltransferase family 2 protein, translating into MNYYIVIPAHNEEAFIALTLDSLISQTVLPKKVVIVNDNSTDKTAEIVTAYAKENPFISLVNKTSSAIHLPGSKVIQAFHKGFETLDEEYDVIVKLDADLILPNNYFETILNIFEKDATIGMAGGFAYIEKNGEWILENLTDKDHIRGAFKAYRKACFQQIGNLKPAMGWDTVDELLSKFYGWKVVTDASLIVKHLKPTGANYNKTARYKQGEAFYTLGYGFLITSIASAKLAMMKKRPVLFLDYIKGFWKAKAAKTPLLVTAEQAKFIRKYRLKKMKEKIF
- a CDS encoding MlaE family ABC transporter permease, with amino-acid sequence MMLIRYITQIGRYFLMLKEIFNKQTKWSVMRNLIFKEIDDLIIGSLGIVAFISFFVGGVVAIQTALNLTNPLIPKYLIGFATRQSVILEFAPTFISVIMAGKMGSFITSSIGTMRVTEQIDALEVMGVNSLNYLVFPKIIALLLYPFVIGISMFLGVLGGWMAGVYGGFTSSAEFINGAQLDFIPFHIVYAFLKTLIFAMLLATIPSFHGYYMKGGALEVGRASTVSFVWTSVTIITFNYILTQLLLGS